The Rhodococcus sp. ABRD24 genome contains the following window.
GATCTACTCCGCCGAGGTCCACCGCGAGAACGCGCGCAATGGCCAGCCGACGAACTTTCTCCACTTCGGTTCCGTCCCTTTCGGGCAACTGCCTCCAGGAGCGCAGCGATACATTCAGAAGGGCGAGGCCGAGGGGCTCCACCTTCGGTACAAATGCCGAATCCGCACCCCCTGGTACGACGTGCCCTCCGTGGGAACTGCAGCGATGGGTCTGCTGAAACGCACTCACGAGGCGCCGCGGCTCATCGCCAACGAGATGGGCGCCTTCACCACCGACACGGCCTACCGCGTCGACAGTCATTTGTCGCCGGAAGTGTTGACAGCAGGGTTCTTCAACTCACTGACAGCACTCAGTTCGGAAATGGCGGGCCGCACCTACGGCGGCGGAGTACTCGAACTGGTGCCCTCCGAAATCAGGTCACTTCTCGTCCCGATCGTCAACGTCGGTCCAACCGAACTGACACGGCTCGATCACCTGTTCCGGGCCGGGGAGAGTGTGGACCGGATACTCGATGCCCAGGATCAGATCGTCCTGACACAGGTGGGAATGTCTCGCGATGACATCAGCGTGATTCAAGGGGCCCGCCGGCGACTGATGAATCGACGGCAGCGCGAAGCCCGAGCAGCATGACGAGCGACGAGCAGATCCGCGCCCGGCAACTGGCCGACAAGTTCGCTGCCGGCTTCGACCACTACACCGACATCCGGAGCAAGTACCTCGAGGCGGACACCCGCAGTGAGTTCATCGACCCGCTACTGCGCGCGTTCGGCTGGGACGTCGAAAACCTGCACGGGCTTGCCCCTTCCAAGCGTGAAGTTGTCCGCGAGGAAAGCCAGCAGCGGGAGAACAGCGCCGGCAAGCGACCTGACTACACCCTGCGCGTCAATGGGTCGGCCCGGGTGTACGTGGAGGCGAAAAGGCCCTCGGTGAACATCCTCACCGACATGGATGCGGTCACACAGACCCGTGCGTACGGCTGGACCAAACGGCACCCGATCGCCGTGCTGACCAACTTTCGTCACATCCGGATCTTCGACACGAGCGTGCCAGTCGGCCCCGACGACACCGCCGACACCGCACTCCGATTCGAATGCGACTACGAACTCCTAATCGAGAACTGGGACGCAATCGAGCGTCTCATCGGCCGCGAGGCCGTTCATGACCCCGCGTGGATCGAGCAGTTCGATGTGACGCGGGCCAGGGCATTTCTACCGGCCGACCGACGATTCGTCGAACAGTTCGACAAGTGGCGTCTGGCGCTCGGACAAAGCCTGATCGACCGGAACACGGCGATCACGGAAGCCGAGATCAACGACGCCGTCCAGCGCATCCTCAATCGCCTCATCTTCGTCCGCATGTGCGAGGACCGCGGGATCGAGGGCGAAGGAGTACTTCGGAATGCGTTCAAGGGCAAGACCACTGATGTCGTCGACCTTTTCAGACGTCTCGATGCACGCTACGACACTGGCCTGTTCCGGGCGGCAGACTCCCCCGACGATCCCGTAGTTCTGGTCGACGCGACCACTCTCGAGTCCATCGTCGACGACCTCTACGCGCCCCGCTCGCCCTTCTCGTTCGCCGTCCTCGATTCCGACTTCCTGGGCCACGTCTACGAGTCGTCGCTGTCCGAGTATCTGGCGATCGCAACGGCCGGTCGCCGCCGCACCGTTCGGTTGAACCCGAAGCGCGAATACGCCAAGCGCGACGTCGTGGCAACTCCCCAGCTGCTGGTCGCCTCGACGGTCCGGGCTGCAATCGAGGAAGTCGACGTGGACGTGCCGAAGGTGCTCGACTTCGCTGTCGGGTCCGGCCGATTCCTCATGTCCGTGTTCGACGAGTTGATCGACCGCGATGTGATCCGACGAAGCGCACTGCGTGACCGCCCCGGCTTGGTGAAGGTCGGAAGGGAATCGTATCGGTTGTCCTTCGAGGCGAAGCGGACTCTGCTCGTCGACAACTGCTTCGGTATCGATATCGACTTCAATGCGGTGGAAGTCGCCCGGTTCGGACTGCTGGTCCGCCTTCTCGAGGACGAGAGTCGAGACACACTCCCGACCCGTGAGCGCGGGATCCTGCCGGATCTCAGCACGAACATCGTCCACGGAAACACGCTCGTACGCACAATGCCGACAGCCGCCCCTCCTGGGGCAGAGGAGGTGACCCAGCCGATCGAACTGGCGTGGGCTGGGCTACCCACCTCATTCGACCTCATCGTGGGCAATCCGCCGTATATGAACACCGAGCAGATGAAATCGTACGACAAGTGGGAGTTCGCCTACCTCAAGGAGCATTACCGGACGGTCCACAAGCAGTTCGACAAGTACTTCGCCTTCGTCGAGTTCGCTGTCGACCACCTCGACGACGCGGGAGTACTCGGCGTCGTGATTCCCAACAAATGGATGACGCTCGAAGCGGGGCCACATTTCCGGTCGATGCTTCGCACATCGGTGACCGTCAGGAGCCTGGCCAACTTCCGACACGCCCAGGTGTTCGACGAGAAGTCGATCTACATCTGCAGCCTTGTCGCCAAACGTTCCGCTGCAACGGGTTTCGAGTATTCTGAGCCCGCCTCGATCGAGGACTTCGTCACCGGCACCGGTGCTCGCAGAATCCTTGACGACCGACATCTCCCCGTGGCGACCGATGGCCCGTGGGTGCTACCCGCGGATGGCCCCGAGGAACGAGTCCTGGCCAGGATCCACGACAACTCGATTCCGTTGGGCCAGGTTGTCGAGGCCCGCAACGGTGTCCAGACGAGTCTCAATCCGGTCTATGTAATCACCGAGCCAACGACGTCGCACGGGATTGTGGAGTTCACCAAGGACGGCAAGACCTGGAGAATCGAGGAGGCGGTCACTCGCCCCTACCTCGACGATTCCAGTGGCGTCCGCTCCCACTTCGAGGTGCGTGCGGATGCCCGCATCGTCTTCCCGTACAAGCCTGCATCAACCGCGCAGAACTCGTCCGGCTTCGAAGTGATCCCCGAGACCGAACTCCGAAGGCAATTTCCACTGGCCCACCGATATCTCACCGCTCACAGGGCTGAACTGGATGAGCGGAATGTACCCCCGGATGCGCGCGCGAAGGCCTTCTACGTGTACGGCCGCACGCAGGCGATCGGCTACTGCACCAGGGCGCCGAAGATCTTCTACTCGACGAACCAGCGCGGCGACAAGTATGGGCTCGACACCAGCGGGATTGTCTATCAGTCGGGGGGAACAGCCGGCGAGGTTGCACTGTACCCACGCGACCTCGACTACTCTCTGGACTTCATCCTCGCGCTGCTCGATCAGCGGCCCATCGAGTGCTTCCTTCGCAAGCGTGGCAGCGCCTTCCGCGGTGGCTACGTGGCCCGTGGCACTGCCGTCATGAAGGACGTCCCCGTTCCGCGACTGGATTTCACCGACCCCCACGACATGAAGTTCCATGACGACGTCGCATCCGCCACCGTGACATTGCGCGAGTTGCACTCCGGAACCGCCGCCGTTGCGGAGCGGAAGCTGACCCAGCACAAGGCGAAGATAGACAACGTGAAGCGACAGATCGAAAACCTGTTCCTTGCGCGCTGGAACCTATGCGCCGATGACGTTGCGTCTCTGCACATAGACCCTGTCGAGCGAATGTAACCGGCGAATCACCGCCGCCTGACGACCTGCCCACCCACCAACACCAGCGACGGCTCCGCCAGCACATGCGGACCCGTACGCGGATCCTGCTCGTAAACAACGAGATCTGCGGGAGCTCCCGGTTCCAGACCCTCGCCGCCGAGCCAGCGCCGGGCATCCCAGCACGCAGCCCCGAGAGCCTCGGTCGGCGTCATTCCTATCTTGCCGAGAGATGCGACCTCGTCGGCGATGCGGCCGTGCTGCACGTGTCCGCCGGCGTCGGTGCCCGCGTAGATCGGAACACCCGCATCGCGGGCCGCGCCGACAGTCTCTGCCACCCCGGCGTACAGGTCCCGCATGTGCGCGGCGTAAATCGGGTATCGGGCCGCGCCGTCCGCGATCTCCGGGAAGTTGTCGATGTTGATCAGCGTCGGTACCAAGGCGGTACCGCGCTCGGCCATCATCGCGATGGTCGCGTCCGTCAACCCGGTGCCGTGTTCGATGCAGTCGATCCCGGCACCGATGAGTCCGGGCAGCGCGTCCTCGCCGAAGACGTGGGCGGTGACACGCACACCCTCGCGATGTGCGGCCGCAATCGCCTCCACCAGGATGCCGTCACTCCACAGTGGCGCGAGATCGCCGGTCTCCCGGTCGATCCAGTCCCCGACCAGCTTTACCCAGCCGTCACAGGCACGCGCCTGCCGCACCACCTCGTCGGGCAATTGCGACTCGTGCTCGAGGTCGACCGGCAAACCGCGGAGGTACCGCTTGGGCATCGCGATATGCCGTCCCGCGCGAATGATCCGCGGCAGTCCCGGCACCTCGTCGAGCGGGCGAGTGTCCACCGGTGAGCCGGCGTCTCGAATCAGCAGGACACCGGCGTCCCGTTCGGTCCGCGCCTGCGCGAGCGAACCGGTCTGGTCCTCGATCCCGCCGCCGTAGCGAATCCCGACGTGACAGTGGGCGTCGACCAGACCGGGCAGGATCCAGCCGTCCGTGCAGAGGGTCTGCGCCCCCGGGACGGGTTCCGACGAGATCCGGCCCTCGTGCACCCACAGCTCGAACGGCTGCTCGTCGGGCAGACCGGTGCCACGCAGGTGATACGACGTCACTGCAGGTCTACTTCTTGGGCAGCTTCAGTTGCGACAGGTCGATGCCCTCGAGTCCCGGCGGCAACTGGTCGAGGCCCTTCGGCATGCTGGACAGGTCCGGCATGCCGGCGGGCATCCCACCCATACCCGGCAGACCCGCCGGGAACCCGCCCCGGATCTTGGGCTGCGTCGGGCCCTTGGCCCCCTTCTTGCCCTTCTTCCCCTTCTTGCCCTTGAGCTGCTTACGCGCACCGGGCATGCCCATCCGTCCGGCCATAGCAGCCATCATCTTGCGGGCTTCGAAGAAGCGCTCGACGAGCTGGTTGACGTCGGAGACCTTCACGCCCGAGCCGTTCGCGATGCGCAGGCGACGGGAGCCGTTGATGATCTTCGGGTTCTCCCGTTCCGCAGGCGTCATGCCGCGGATGATCGCCTGGACTCGGTCGAGCTGCTTCTCGTCGACGTTGGCGAGAGCGTCCTTCATCTGCCCCGCACCGGGCAGCATGCCGAGCAGGTTCCCGATCGGTCCCATCCGGCGCACGGCCATCATCTGTTCGAGGAAGTCCTCGAGGGTCAGCTCACCAGAGCCGATCTTCGCGGCGGTGGCCTCGGCCTGCTTGGCGTCGAACACCTGCTCGGCCTGCTCGATGAGGCTGAGCACGTCGCCCATGCCGAGGATCCGGCTGGCCATGCGATCGGGGTGGAAGACGTCGAAGTCCTCGAGCTTTTCGCCTGTCGACGCGAACAGGATCGGCTCGCCGGTGACCTCCCGGACGCTCAGCGCGGCACCACCACGGGCATCACCGTCGAGCTTGGTGAGCACGACGCCGGTGAAACCGACGCCCTCACGGAACGCTTCCGCGGTGCTCACCGCGTCCTGGCCGATCATGGAATCGAGCACGAAGATCGTCTCGTCGGGCTGGACGGCGTCGCG
Protein-coding sequences here:
- a CDS encoding amidohydrolase family protein; protein product: MTSYHLRGTGLPDEQPFELWVHEGRISSEPVPGAQTLCTDGWILPGLVDAHCHVGIRYGGGIEDQTGSLAQARTERDAGVLLIRDAGSPVDTRPLDEVPGLPRIIRAGRHIAMPKRYLRGLPVDLEHESQLPDEVVRQARACDGWVKLVGDWIDRETGDLAPLWSDGILVEAIAAAHREGVRVTAHVFGEDALPGLIGAGIDCIEHGTGLTDATIAMMAERGTALVPTLINIDNFPEIADGAARYPIYAAHMRDLYAGVAETVGAARDAGVPIYAGTDAGGHVQHGRIADEVASLGKIGMTPTEALGAACWDARRWLGGEGLEPGAPADLVVYEQDPRTGPHVLAEPSLVLVGGQVVRRR
- the ffh gene encoding signal recognition particle protein; this encodes MFESLSDRLTGALKDLRGKGRLSGADIDATCREIRLALLEADVALPVVRSFIAKIKERAKGAEVSGALNPAQQVVKIVNEELVGILGGETRRLQFAKTPPTVIMLAGLQGSGKTTLAGKLAKWLKDQGHTPLLVACDLQRPGAVTQLQIVGERAGAAVFAPHPGTSIGGGDNALGVSAADPVEVAKAGVEEARSKQYDVVIVDTAGRLGIDSELMAQAAGIRDAVQPDETIFVLDSMIGQDAVSTAEAFREGVGFTGVVLTKLDGDARGGAALSVREVTGEPILFASTGEKLEDFDVFHPDRMASRILGMGDVLSLIEQAEQVFDAKQAEATAAKIGSGELTLEDFLEQMMAVRRMGPIGNLLGMLPGAGQMKDALANVDEKQLDRVQAIIRGMTPAERENPKIINGSRRLRIANGSGVKVSDVNQLVERFFEARKMMAAMAGRMGMPGARKQLKGKKGKKGKKGAKGPTQPKIRGGFPAGLPGMGGMPAGMPDLSSMPKGLDQLPPGLEGIDLSQLKLPKK
- a CDS encoding type I restriction endonuclease; translated protein: MTSDEQIRARQLADKFAAGFDHYTDIRSKYLEADTRSEFIDPLLRAFGWDVENLHGLAPSKREVVREESQQRENSAGKRPDYTLRVNGSARVYVEAKRPSVNILTDMDAVTQTRAYGWTKRHPIAVLTNFRHIRIFDTSVPVGPDDTADTALRFECDYELLIENWDAIERLIGREAVHDPAWIEQFDVTRARAFLPADRRFVEQFDKWRLALGQSLIDRNTAITEAEINDAVQRILNRLIFVRMCEDRGIEGEGVLRNAFKGKTTDVVDLFRRLDARYDTGLFRAADSPDDPVVLVDATTLESIVDDLYAPRSPFSFAVLDSDFLGHVYESSLSEYLAIATAGRRRTVRLNPKREYAKRDVVATPQLLVASTVRAAIEEVDVDVPKVLDFAVGSGRFLMSVFDELIDRDVIRRSALRDRPGLVKVGRESYRLSFEAKRTLLVDNCFGIDIDFNAVEVARFGLLVRLLEDESRDTLPTRERGILPDLSTNIVHGNTLVRTMPTAAPPGAEEVTQPIELAWAGLPTSFDLIVGNPPYMNTEQMKSYDKWEFAYLKEHYRTVHKQFDKYFAFVEFAVDHLDDAGVLGVVIPNKWMTLEAGPHFRSMLRTSVTVRSLANFRHAQVFDEKSIYICSLVAKRSAATGFEYSEPASIEDFVTGTGARRILDDRHLPVATDGPWVLPADGPEERVLARIHDNSIPLGQVVEARNGVQTSLNPVYVITEPTTSHGIVEFTKDGKTWRIEEAVTRPYLDDSSGVRSHFEVRADARIVFPYKPASTAQNSSGFEVIPETELRRQFPLAHRYLTAHRAELDERNVPPDARAKAFYVYGRTQAIGYCTRAPKIFYSTNQRGDKYGLDTSGIVYQSGGTAGEVALYPRDLDYSLDFILALLDQRPIECFLRKRGSAFRGGYVARGTAVMKDVPVPRLDFTDPHDMKFHDDVASATVTLRELHSGTAAVAERKLTQHKAKIDNVKRQIENLFLARWNLCADDVASLHIDPVERM